Below is a window of Inquilinus sp. Marseille-Q2685 DNA.
GCGGCGCACCTTCTGTTCCTGATGCGCGGTCATGTTTATCACGAAAAATGATGTTGCGATAAAAATTTCACTGGACGCGGGCCGGACGATCGGGTAGCTCGTTGATTATCGCGATAATAGTTATTGCGATGTCATCTAATGGTTATCGTGATATCAACGGAGCCGCAGATGGTTCACAGCGAGCATGGGACGGACGGCATTTCGCGCCGATTCGTCCTGGCGGCGGGGGTTGGACTCGCCGCCGCGGCCGCCTTGCCGCAAGCTTCTTCGGCGCAGACCGGCACCGCGCCTTCACGCCCAACAACGGGAGACAGCACCATGAGCAGCGGACTGTTCACCACCAAGGACGGCACCAGCATCTTCTACAAGGACTGGGGCCCGCGCGACGCGCAGCCTCTCGTCTTCCATCATGGCTGGCCGCTCAGCAGCGACGACTGGGACGCCCAGCTGCTGTATTTCCTGGGCCAGGGCTATCGGGTGGTCGCCCATGACCGGCGCGGGCATGGCCGGTCCAGCCAGACCGACACCGGCAACGAGATGGACACCTACGCCTCCGACGTGGCGCAGCTGGCGGCGCACCTCGACCTGAAGGGCGCCGTCCATATCGGCCATTCGACCGGCGGCGGCGAGGTGACGCGCTATGTCGCCCGGCACGGCGGCAACGGCCGGGTGGCCAAGGCGGTGCTGATCGGCGCCGTGCCCCCGGTGATGGTGAAGTCGGAGAAGAACCCCGGCGGCCTGCCGATCGAGGTGTTCGACGGCTTCCGCAAGGCCCTGGCGGACAACCGGGCCCAGTTCTACCGCGACATACCCGAGGGCCCGTTCTACGGCTTCAACCGGCCGGGCGCGAAGGTCTCCCAGGGCGTGATCGACAATTGGTGGCGCCAGGGCATGATCGGCGGCGCCAAGGCCCATTACGACTGCATCAAGGCGTTCTCGGAGACCGACTTCACCGAGGACCTGAAGGCGATCGAGGTGCCGACCCTGGTGATGCATGGCGACGACGACCAGATCGTGCCGTTCGCCGATTCGGCGCCGCTCTCGGCCAAGCTGCTGAAGCACGGCACGCTGAAGGTCTACAAGGGCCTGCCGCACGGCCTGTGCACGACCCATGCCGAGGTGGTCAACCCGGACCTGCTGGCCTTCATCAAGGGCTGAGATGGGATGCGGGCGGCAGGGTACGTCTCACCTGCCGCCCATCCAGACCGTCATGGCCACGCCCCTTCGGGGCTCGCCATGACGGTCTTCTTTTCGGCGAGCCTATCGCCGCCGGGCGAACGACTTAGTGCGAACCGCTGCCGGACTGGCGGCCGCGCATGTAGTGCCGCTCCGGGTGGTAGCGCGGCTTGAACAGCTGGACGATCCAATCCCGGATCACGGTCCACATGAGTCACGGGCCTCCTAGCCCCGGTTCAATGCGGCGCGGACGGCGGCGAGTCCGTCCTGTCCGTCGCGGGTGGTCACGCCGGCCAGCCAGCCGGACAGAAGATCGGGGTGAGCCTTGAGATACTGCGCGGCGGCTGCCTTGCCGTCCGCCCCCTCGCCCAGAATCCCCATGATCTGGTTTTCCATCTCGACCGTGAACGTCAGCTGTGACAGCAGCCGGGCGAGATTCGGGCAATTCTTCGACAAGTCTCGCTTCGTCACGGTGTAGACGGTGGCACGGCCGTAATTCGGGCCGAAATAGGCGTCGCCGCCGCTGAGATAGGCGATCTGGAACTGGGTGTTCATCGGGTGCGGCTCCCAGGCCAGGAAGGCGATCCATTCCTTCCGGCGCACCGCACGGTCCACCTGGCTCAGCATGCCCTGCTCGCTCGATTCGACCAGGGTCCAGCCGCCAAGGTCGAAATCCTTGGTGTCGATCATCTTCTGGATGTTCTGGTTCGCCGGCGCCCCGGGCCCGATGCCGTAGATCCTGCGGCCGAACTGGTCGGCATGCTTGGCCAGATCGGCGAAGTCCTTCACTCCGGCCTCGGCGACATAGGCCGGCACCGCCAGGGTGAAGCGGATGCCGTCGAGATTCGGGCGGATCACCTCGATCGCCTTCTCGGCCACCAGCGGCTCGACGAAGGTCTTCTGCGCCGGCATCCAGTTGCCGAGGAAGACGTCGATCTGGCCGTTCTTCAGGCTTTCGAAGGTCACTGGCGGGGCCAGGGTCTCCACCTTCTGGGTGTAGCCCAGCGGCTCCAGGAGCGTGCCGAGGACGCCGTTGGTCGAGGTGATGTCGGTCCAGCCCGGATCCGACATGCGCACGGTGGCGCAGCTGTCGGGATCGGCCGCGGCGGCGGGCGTGGCCGCCAGCAGCAGGCCGGTCAGGGCAAGGGCGATGAGGCGCGCCATGATTCAGTCTCCCTGTTGTTGTCGTCCCCACTGGGGGCATTGCCGCGCGTGACGCGCGGGAACCGGGCGGCGGCTTCCAGGTCGTCGAGATCCATGTGGTTGCGGATGTATTGCCGGGTGGCGTCCTGCCGCGGCTGCCAGTCCCAGCCGTGCAGGGCGCCCCGGCGCAGCGCCGCATCCACGAAGCGCCGCCGCCTCTGGCTTTCCAGCACCTGCTCGCGCAGGCGCGGCAGGTCCCAGCGCGCCGCCACCTCCGCCCGGAAGGCCGCGACCCGCGCGGCCTCGGCCGGGTCGGCGGCGCGGTTCACCCGCTCGCCCGGATCGGTGGTCAGGTCGAAAAGCTGGTCGGGATCGGCCGGGCTGTGGATGAACTTCCAGCCTTCGCGCCGGATCATCACGATCGGCGCCACCGCGCCTTCGGCCAGGTATTCGCCCAGGACCAGGTCATGCCCGCCGGCGCCGGCCAGATGCGGCAGCAGGCTGCGCCCGTCCAGCGGCGTCGGGGGCGGCGGCGCGCCCTCCGGCGTTGCGAGGTCGACCAGGGTCGGCAGCAGGTCGGCGGAGGACACGGCGGCGCCGACCCGGTGCGGCATGAAGCGGCCGGGGGCATGCACGATCAGCGGGATGCGGCAGCCGCCCTCCAGGAAGCTCATCTTGTACCAGAGGCCGCGCTCGCCCAGGAACTCGCCGTGGTCGGACAGCAGGATGGTGACCGTGTCCTCGGCCAGGCCGGTACGGCGCAGCGCCTCCATCACCCGGCCGAACTGCTCGTCGACATAGGCGATGGCGCCGTAATAGGCGCGCCGGGCGCGGCGGGTCTGCTCGGCGGTGATCGGCGTCCGGTCCAGCTCGCACACCGCGCGCAGCCGGCGCGAATGCGGGTCGTCGGCCGGCGCGTCCTCGGGCAGCGGGATGTCCTCGTCGCGATGCAGGGTCCAGTACCTCTCCGGCACGGCGAAGGGATCGTGCGGATGGGTCAGCGACACGGTCAGGCAGAAGGGCCGGCCGTCGCCGTTCCGCGCCAGGTCGTAGAGGCGGCGCTCGGCCGCGAACACCACCTCGTCGTCGAAATCCAGCTGGTTGGTGCGGATGCAGGGGCCGGCGTCGATCACCGACGACATGTTGTGATACCAGCTCGGCCGCGCCTCCGGCCGGTCCCAGTCCGGCGTCCAGCCGAAATCGGCGGGGTAGATGTCGGTGGTCAGCCGCTCCTCGAAGCCGTGCAGCTGGTCGGCGCCGCAGAAATGCATCTTGCCCGACAGGATGGTGCGGTAGCCGAGCGCCCGCAGCGCATGGGCGAAGGTCGGGATGTCGGAGGGGAACTCGGCGGCGTTGTCATAGGCACCGATCGCCGAGGGCAGCCGGCCGGACATGAACACCGCGCGGGAAGGCCCGCAGAGCGGGCTGTTGCAGTAGGCGGCGTCGAACACTACCCCGTCGCGGGCCAGCGCCGCCATCACCGGCGCCTGCACCACGGGGTTGCCATAGGCCGGCAGGGCGAAGGGGGTGAGCTGGTCCGCCATCAGGATCAGGATGTTCGGTCGCCGCGCCTCTGTCCCCACGATCCGCCTCTCCATGCCTATGCAACGCCGGGGACCGCGCCCCGGTTCAGCCGACAGGATGGGGTGCGGCCGAAAGGATCGTGAAGACCGCGGCCGTTCATGGAGGTATTATCCCGCTTTATGGCAACCCGCCGTCGCGACCTGCCGCCGATGCCGGCGCTCCTGGCCTTCGAGGCCGCGGGGCGGCTGTCGAATTTCAGCGCCGCCGCGCGCGAGCTCGGGGCCACCCAGCCGGCCGTCTCCCATCAGATCGCCGCATTGGAGGCGCGGCTGGGCACGGCCCTGTTCCGGCGGCTGCACCGCGGCGTGGCTCTGACCGCGGAGGGCGAGCGGCTGCTGCAGGTGGTGACCCGGTCGCTCGACGCCATCGCCGACACGGCGGCGGAGATCCGCCAGGCGCGAGACCCGGGCGGGTTGACCGTCGCCACCGATTTCGGCTTCGCGACCTACTGGCTGCTGCCGCGGCTGGAGCGGCTGCGGGCGGCGCTGGGCGGGGTCGAGATCCGCATCCTGGCCAGCCAGGACGTGCTCGACCCGCGCGACCGCGCCGTCGATGCGGTGATCGCCTTCGGGTCGGGACGCTGGCCCGGCTGCACGGTCGACCGGCTGTTCCCGGAAAGCGTGGTGCCGATCTGCAGCCCCGGGATGATGGCCCGGCTGCCGCGCCTCACGGCGCCGGCCGACCTGCTGGACCAGCCGCTCCTGCATCTCGATAGCCCGGACCCGGCGCGCTGGCTCGACTGGGCCGGCTGGTTCCGGGGGCAGGGGGTGGAGGGCGCGCCGCGCGGCCGGTCCGTGCGCCTCAACAATTACCCGCTGGTGCTGCAGGCGGCGCTGGCCGGGCAGGGGGTGGCGCTGGGCTGGCGGCCACTGGTCGACGACCTGCTGGCCGCGGGCCAGCTCGTCGCCTGCCTGCCTTCGCCGTACCGCACCCAGCGCGGCTACTTCCTGGCCCAGCCCCTGGCCGACCGGCCGGACCCGCTGCGCGCCGCCTTCCGCGACTGGCTGGTGGCCGAGGCGGCGGGCCGTGCCCGTGGTTGATCTCAGAGAGGCAGATGGGCCGGAGCCGCCCCCTCACCCGAAATCGCTATGCGATTTCGACCTCTCCCCTGGGGAGAGGTGAAGCGGGCTCGGTTTAAAAATCCCTCTCCTCGGGGAGAGGGAGGGGCCCGGCGCGTAGCGACGGGAGGGTGAGGGGGATCGGACCACGCCGTCGAGCGAGCCTAGGGAGTGGCCCGGAACCGGCGCCAGCCTTCGGCGCGCAGATGGCAGGCCGGGCATTCGCCGCAGCCGTAGCCCCAATCGTGCTTCAGGCTGCGGTCGCCGCGATAGCAGCTGTGGGTCTCGTCGCGGATCAGCCCGACCAGCGCCTCGCCGCCCAGCGATTCGGCCAGGCGCCAGGTCTCGGCCTTGTCGATCCACATCAGGGGCGTGTGCAGGACGAAGCGGCTCTCCATGCCCAGGTTCAGCGCCAGCTGCATCGCCTTCATGGTGTCGTCGCGGCAGTCCGGATAGCCGGAATAGTCGGTCTCGCACACCCCGGCGACCAGGTGGCGGAGGCCGCGGCGATAGGCCAGGGCGGCGGCGAAGGTCACGAACACCAGGTTGCGGCCGGGCACGAAGGTGTTGGGCAGGCCGTTGTCCTGCATCGCGATCTCGACGTCGCGGGTCAGCGCCGTGTCGCTGACCTGGCCGAGGACGGACAGGTCCAGCATGTGGTCTTCGCCCAGCCGCCTGGCCCAGTCCGGGAAGCGGTGGCGCATCGCCTCCAGCACGACGGGCCGGACGTCGAGCTCGACCCGGTGCCGCTGGCCGTAGTCGAAGCCGACCGTCTCGACCCGGCCGAAGCGCGCCAGGGCCCAGGCCAGGCAGGTGGCGGAATCCTGCCCGCCGGAGAACAGCACCAGCGCGCCTTCGGCGGCGCCCCTGTCGCCCTGGTCAGCGTCCATCATATTCCGCCCAGCAGTTCGGGGTCTCGTAGACGGCGACGGCGGCCAGCAGCGGCAGGGCCGGCCGGACCCGGTCCCAGATCCAGATGGCGATGTGCTCGGCCGTCGGGTTCTCCAGCCCCTCGATCTCGTTCAGGCAGTAATGGTCCAGCCGGGCCAGGATCGGCGCGAAGGCAGCCTCGACGTCGAAGAAGTCGACGACGAAGCCGGTCTCGGGATCGACCGGCCCCTCCAGTCGCAGCTCGACCCGGTAGGAGTGGCCGTGCATCCGGTGGCAGCGATGCGTCGCCGGCACGTTCGGCAGCCGGTGCGCCGCCTCGAAGGTGAAGGCCTGGGTGATCCTCATGGAATCCCGATCAGCTTGTGGGTCTGCAGGCTCAGCCGCCATTGCGGGTGCGACAGGCAATAGGCGACCGCCGCCTCGGTGTTGGCGATGCGGTCGGGCCCGTCCATCGGCTGCAGCCAGAAATGGGTGAAGTCGAGATCCGCCACCGCCTCGGGCGGCAGGTCCGGCTGGGGATAAACCAGCTTCAGCTCGTCGCCGCGGCGCGCGGCCAAAGGCGCGCCGGCCTTGGGGCTGACGCAGACCCAGTCCAGCTCCGCCGGCGGGTCGATGGTGCCGTTGGTCTCGACCGCGGCGCTGAAGCCGCGGGCATGGATGGCGTCCAGCAGGGCGCGGTCCAGCTGCAGCAGCGGCTCGCCGCCGGTGAAGACGACGAAGCGCTCCGCCTCCGGC
It encodes the following:
- a CDS encoding alpha/beta fold hydrolase; protein product: MSSGLFTTKDGTSIFYKDWGPRDAQPLVFHHGWPLSSDDWDAQLLYFLGQGYRVVAHDRRGHGRSSQTDTGNEMDTYASDVAQLAAHLDLKGAVHIGHSTGGGEVTRYVARHGGNGRVAKAVLIGAVPPVMVKSEKNPGGLPIEVFDGFRKALADNRAQFYRDIPEGPFYGFNRPGAKVSQGVIDNWWRQGMIGGAKAHYDCIKAFSETDFTEDLKAIEVPTLVMHGDDDQIVPFADSAPLSAKLLKHGTLKVYKGLPHGLCTTHAEVVNPDLLAFIKG
- a CDS encoding choline ABC transporter substrate-binding protein, translating into MARLIALALTGLLLAATPAAAADPDSCATVRMSDPGWTDITSTNGVLGTLLEPLGYTQKVETLAPPVTFESLKNGQIDVFLGNWMPAQKTFVEPLVAEKAIEVIRPNLDGIRFTLAVPAYVAEAGVKDFADLAKHADQFGRRIYGIGPGAPANQNIQKMIDTKDFDLGGWTLVESSEQGMLSQVDRAVRRKEWIAFLAWEPHPMNTQFQIAYLSGGDAYFGPNYGRATVYTVTKRDLSKNCPNLARLLSQLTFTVEMENQIMGILGEGADGKAAAAQYLKAHPDLLSGWLAGVTTRDGQDGLAAVRAALNRG
- the betC gene encoding choline-sulfatase, whose amino-acid sequence is MGTEARRPNILILMADQLTPFALPAYGNPVVQAPVMAALARDGVVFDAAYCNSPLCGPSRAVFMSGRLPSAIGAYDNAAEFPSDIPTFAHALRALGYRTILSGKMHFCGADQLHGFEERLTTDIYPADFGWTPDWDRPEARPSWYHNMSSVIDAGPCIRTNQLDFDDEVVFAAERRLYDLARNGDGRPFCLTVSLTHPHDPFAVPERYWTLHRDEDIPLPEDAPADDPHSRRLRAVCELDRTPITAEQTRRARRAYYGAIAYVDEQFGRVMEALRRTGLAEDTVTILLSDHGEFLGERGLWYKMSFLEGGCRIPLIVHAPGRFMPHRVGAAVSSADLLPTLVDLATPEGAPPPPTPLDGRSLLPHLAGAGGHDLVLGEYLAEGAVAPIVMIRREGWKFIHSPADPDQLFDLTTDPGERVNRAADPAEAARVAAFRAEVAARWDLPRLREQVLESQRRRRFVDAALRRGALHGWDWQPRQDATRQYIRNHMDLDDLEAAARFPRVTRGNAPSGDDNNRETESWRASSPLP
- a CDS encoding choline sulfate utilization transcriptional regulator, yielding MATRRRDLPPMPALLAFEAAGRLSNFSAAARELGATQPAVSHQIAALEARLGTALFRRLHRGVALTAEGERLLQVVTRSLDAIADTAAEIRQARDPGGLTVATDFGFATYWLLPRLERLRAALGGVEIRILASQDVLDPRDRAVDAVIAFGSGRWPGCTVDRLFPESVVPICSPGMMARLPRLTAPADLLDQPLLHLDSPDPARWLDWAGWFRGQGVEGAPRGRSVRLNNYPLVLQAALAGQGVALGWRPLVDDLLAAGQLVACLPSPYRTQRGYFLAQPLADRPDPLRAAFRDWLVAEAAGRARG
- the queC gene encoding 7-cyano-7-deazaguanine synthase QueC; translated protein: MMDADQGDRGAAEGALVLFSGGQDSATCLAWALARFGRVETVGFDYGQRHRVELDVRPVVLEAMRHRFPDWARRLGEDHMLDLSVLGQVSDTALTRDVEIAMQDNGLPNTFVPGRNLVFVTFAAALAYRRGLRHLVAGVCETDYSGYPDCRDDTMKAMQLALNLGMESRFVLHTPLMWIDKAETWRLAESLGGEALVGLIRDETHSCYRGDRSLKHDWGYGCGECPACHLRAEGWRRFRATP
- the queD gene encoding 6-carboxytetrahydropterin synthase QueD, producing MRITQAFTFEAAHRLPNVPATHRCHRMHGHSYRVELRLEGPVDPETGFVVDFFDVEAAFAPILARLDHYCLNEIEGLENPTAEHIAIWIWDRVRPALPLLAAVAVYETPNCWAEYDGR
- the queE gene encoding 7-carboxy-7-deazaguanine synthase — its product is MGYVVKEIFKTLQGEGRHAGRASVFCRFVGCNLWTGREQDRAEAVCRFCDTDFLGTDGPGGDRFDSAEALAAAIEACWDGPEAERFVVFTGGEPLLQLDRALLDAIHARGFSAAVETNGTIDPPAELDWVCVSPKAGAPLAARRGDELKLVYPQPDLPPEAVADLDFTHFWLQPMDGPDRIANTEAAVAYCLSHPQWRLSLQTHKLIGIP